A genomic window from Trueperella bialowiezensis includes:
- the dhaL gene encoding dihydroxyacetone kinase subunit DhaL, translating to MLDRYVHWMAAFKEKIDANEAELTDLDRQIGDADHGSNMVRGVQAVAELDASAIPDAGMYLKKAGMALVSKVGGASGPLYGTLLMKMGGALGANADDVPSKETFFAALRAGVEGVQARGKASVGDKTMLDVWFPALEAGEAAGDSLADALAAAVEAARNGAEATIPMVARKGRASYLGERSAGVKDPGSASSVLLIEAAAEAFGA from the coding sequence ATGCTGGATCGTTACGTGCACTGGATGGCCGCGTTCAAAGAGAAGATCGATGCCAACGAGGCCGAGCTGACCGATCTTGATCGTCAGATTGGCGACGCCGACCACGGGTCGAACATGGTACGCGGCGTGCAGGCCGTGGCCGAACTTGATGCTTCTGCAATCCCCGACGCCGGGATGTATCTGAAGAAGGCGGGCATGGCCCTCGTGTCAAAGGTGGGCGGCGCGTCCGGGCCGCTGTACGGCACGCTGCTCATGAAGATGGGCGGCGCACTCGGCGCCAACGCCGACGACGTTCCGAGCAAGGAGACCTTCTTCGCTGCCCTACGCGCCGGTGTGGAAGGCGTACAGGCACGCGGTAAGGCAAGCGTGGGTGATAAGACGATGCTTGACGTGTGGTTCCCGGCTCTCGAGGCGGGCGAAGCCGCCGGCGATTCACTTGCCGACGCGCTTGCCGCAGCAGTTGAGGCTGCACGCAACGGTGCCGAGGCCACGATTCCGATGGTTGCTCGCAAGGGCCGGGCGTCCTATTTAGGCGAACGCTCCGCGGGAGTCAAGGATCCAGGCTCGGCATCATCGGTGCTACTCATCGAAGCTGCCGCCGAAGCGTTCGGCGCTTAA
- the panC gene encoding pantoate--beta-alanine ligase encodes MKVCSTRAQLAEALAASEGSRSLVMTMGALHDGHAQLLKAGRAAADVLVASVYVNPLQFGPNEDFERYPRPVEADLAVLEREGVDIAFLPTDGEVYPREPLVRIDPGPVATILEGATRPGHFAGVLQIVHKVFNLVRPDVTFFGQKDAQQLALVKTMVADLNMDVDVRAVPIKRDADGLALSSRNAYLSASEREQALALPRALQAGMDAARGGAAAGEVLAVAHDALAAAEGVTVDYVRLVDPETFVDLEAAATGKGLLVAAIYVGPTRLIDNMEVTVQ; translated from the coding sequence GTGAAAGTTTGTTCAACGCGCGCTCAGCTCGCCGAGGCGCTCGCGGCTAGTGAAGGATCTCGCTCCCTCGTCATGACGATGGGAGCTCTTCATGACGGCCACGCACAACTGTTGAAGGCCGGCCGGGCGGCGGCCGACGTGCTGGTTGCGTCCGTGTACGTCAACCCGCTGCAGTTCGGACCAAACGAAGATTTCGAGCGCTACCCGCGTCCCGTCGAGGCGGACCTGGCGGTCCTCGAGCGCGAAGGGGTGGACATCGCGTTCCTGCCGACGGACGGCGAGGTGTACCCGCGTGAGCCGCTCGTGCGTATTGATCCTGGCCCGGTTGCCACGATTTTGGAGGGTGCCACTCGCCCGGGGCATTTTGCTGGCGTGCTGCAGATCGTGCACAAAGTGTTTAACCTTGTGCGCCCGGACGTGACGTTCTTCGGCCAGAAAGACGCCCAGCAGCTCGCGCTCGTCAAGACGATGGTGGCCGATCTCAACATGGATGTTGACGTGCGTGCCGTGCCGATTAAGCGCGACGCCGACGGGCTAGCCCTGTCATCCCGCAATGCCTACCTGTCGGCCAGCGAGCGGGAACAAGCGCTGGCACTTCCGCGGGCCTTACAGGCTGGGATGGATGCCGCGCGCGGCGGTGCTGCGGCTGGTGAGGTGCTCGCTGTGGCTCACGACGCTTTGGCTGCGGCAGAGGGTGTCACGGTGGACTACGTGCGGCTTGTTGATCCGGAGACGTTCGTGGATCTGGAGGCTGCCGCTACCGGTAAGGGCCTGCTCGTGGCCGCGATTTACGTAGGCCCTACGCGCCTGATCGACAACATGGAGGTGACCGTGCAATGA
- the glpK gene encoding glycerol kinase GlpK, translating into MATPEKKYVMAIDQGTTSSRAIIFDHGGNIIAVGQKEHEQIMPKAGWVEHDPVEITHNIRVVVGEALSRADINRHELAAVGITNQRETAVVWDKNTGEPVYNAIVWQDTRTDKIVRELAGDEGVDRFKPIVGLGLSTYFSGPKVKWILDNVEGAREKAEAGDLLFGNMDTWVLWNLTGGVNGGVHVTDVTNASRTMLMDVRKLEWVPEICEAMTIPMSMLPEIRSSSEVYGHGSKNSLIIDTPISGILGDQQAATFGQACFEKGMAKNTYGTGCFMLINTGTEAVTSKNGLLTTVCYKIGDQDTVYALEGSIAVTGSLVQWLRDQLGIINSAPEIEELAGTVADNGGVYIVPAFSGLFAPYWKDDARGAIVGLTRYNNKGHLARAVLEATAFQTAEVLEAMNADSGVALEELRVDGGMTANDTLMQFQADILGTDVVRPVVAETTALGAAYAAGIAVGFWDGEQDVIANWQEDKRWTPSMDADERDRQMRLWKKAVTRTFDWVDEDTEKAHTAEA; encoded by the coding sequence ATGGCGACTCCAGAAAAGAAGTACGTAATGGCGATCGACCAGGGCACTACGTCCTCGCGTGCGATCATCTTCGACCACGGCGGCAACATTATCGCTGTCGGGCAGAAGGAACACGAACAGATCATGCCCAAGGCGGGCTGGGTCGAGCATGACCCGGTCGAGATCACGCACAATATTCGCGTAGTTGTTGGTGAAGCTCTCTCCCGCGCGGACATCAACCGCCACGAACTCGCCGCCGTCGGCATCACGAACCAGCGCGAGACCGCCGTCGTCTGGGACAAGAACACGGGCGAACCGGTCTACAACGCTATCGTGTGGCAGGACACCCGTACCGACAAGATCGTTCGCGAGCTCGCTGGTGACGAAGGGGTCGACCGTTTCAAGCCCATCGTCGGGCTCGGCCTGTCCACTTACTTCTCCGGCCCGAAGGTCAAGTGGATCCTCGACAACGTGGAGGGCGCTCGCGAGAAGGCGGAAGCTGGCGATCTGCTGTTCGGCAACATGGACACCTGGGTGCTGTGGAACCTGACCGGCGGCGTTAACGGCGGTGTCCACGTGACCGACGTGACGAACGCGTCGCGTACCATGCTCATGGACGTGCGCAAGCTCGAATGGGTCCCAGAGATCTGCGAGGCGATGACGATCCCGATGTCGATGCTGCCCGAGATTCGCTCGTCGTCCGAAGTCTACGGCCACGGCTCGAAGAACTCGCTCATCATCGACACGCCCATTTCCGGCATCCTTGGCGATCAGCAGGCCGCTACCTTCGGTCAGGCCTGCTTCGAGAAGGGCATGGCGAAGAACACCTACGGCACCGGCTGCTTCATGCTCATCAACACGGGCACCGAAGCCGTGACGTCGAAGAATGGCCTGCTGACCACGGTGTGCTACAAGATCGGCGACCAGGACACGGTCTACGCCCTCGAGGGCTCGATCGCTGTGACGGGATCGCTCGTGCAGTGGCTACGCGACCAGCTGGGTATCATCAACTCCGCTCCGGAGATCGAGGAGCTCGCTGGAACCGTTGCCGATAACGGCGGCGTCTACATCGTGCCGGCCTTCTCCGGCCTGTTCGCGCCTTACTGGAAGGACGACGCACGCGGTGCGATCGTGGGCCTGACCCGCTACAACAACAAGGGTCACCTGGCTCGCGCAGTGTTGGAGGCGACGGCGTTCCAGACAGCCGAAGTGCTCGAAGCAATGAATGCCGACTCCGGCGTCGCTCTCGAAGAGCTACGCGTTGACGGCGGCATGACGGCCAACGACACGCTCATGCAGTTCCAGGCCGACATCCTCGGCACGGACGTGGTGCGACCCGTCGTTGCAGAGACCACCGCGCTCGGTGCGGCATACGCCGCCGGTATTGCGGTTGGATTCTGGGATGGCGAACAGGACGTCATTGCGAACTGGCAGGAAGACAAGCGCTGGACGCCGTCGATGGACGCCGACGAGCGCGACCGCCAGATGCGCCTGTGGAAGAAGGCCGTCACCCGCACATTCGACTGGGTGGATGAGGATACCGAAAAGGCTCACACAGCAGAGGCGTAG
- a CDS encoding SMP-30/gluconolactonase/LRE family protein: MFEQITPAVAYHGEGPVWSREWGGLRWVDMLAGDLLTLSDDGSVHRLHVGSPVAAFVRPRAGGGFVVGLERGIGLADDPFGTVRPLERMWDDPDIRMNEGGTDPWGNLYAGSMSYSRRPGAGKLYKIAPDYSVSTVLDSVSTSNGIDFSPDGTRAYYHDTSQRKTEVFDVVEGELTNRRTFHDATGTSPDGLTVDSEGNVWVALNRVGKIRLYSPDAEILGEWDIPARLVTAVTLGGEDGRDVFVTTSAENLADPTPTEGAIFHGRADVPGKPVVPFAG; encoded by the coding sequence GTGTTTGAACAAATAACCCCCGCCGTCGCATACCACGGCGAAGGCCCGGTGTGGTCACGCGAGTGGGGAGGGTTGCGCTGGGTGGACATGCTCGCCGGCGACCTGCTCACGCTGTCCGACGACGGGAGCGTTCACCGCCTTCACGTCGGTTCCCCCGTGGCGGCGTTTGTGCGCCCGCGGGCAGGGGGCGGCTTCGTCGTCGGCTTGGAGCGCGGGATCGGGCTTGCCGACGACCCGTTCGGCACCGTACGCCCGCTCGAGCGCATGTGGGACGATCCCGACATTCGCATGAACGAGGGTGGCACCGACCCGTGGGGGAACCTGTACGCCGGTTCCATGTCCTATTCGCGACGTCCGGGCGCGGGCAAGCTTTACAAGATTGCCCCGGACTATTCGGTGAGTACCGTGCTCGATTCGGTGTCGACGTCGAACGGCATCGACTTTTCTCCAGACGGCACCCGCGCTTACTACCACGACACCTCCCAGCGCAAAACCGAGGTGTTCGACGTCGTCGAGGGCGAACTGACCAACCGGCGCACGTTCCACGACGCCACCGGTACAAGCCCAGACGGGCTGACCGTCGATTCGGAGGGCAACGTGTGGGTGGCGCTCAACCGGGTGGGCAAGATCCGGCTCTACTCCCCCGACGCCGAGATTCTCGGCGAGTGGGACATCCCGGCGCGTCTCGTTACGGCTGTCACACTTGGCGGAGAGGATGGGCGCGACGTGTTCGTCACGACGTCGGCGGAAAACCTTGCCGATCCCACACCAACCGAGGGCGCAATCTTCCACGGGCGCGCCGACGTGCCCGGAAAGCCGGTGGTTCCTTTCGCGGGCTAG
- the lysS gene encoding lysine--tRNA ligase, producing MTQPQYDDTSDQIAVRKEKRQRMLAEGRDPYPPELTVTHAIEQIRAGYVVADGGDTAGDGEAAGNGVDADVTVLQPGDELTDVTVAIAGRVMLFRPSGKIAFVQLQAGAGERIQVIFSLANVGKEALDALKADVDLGDHVFVEGYVGASKRGELSVFATSWKMASKAIRPLPKTFTAEDGTEMSLNEETRVRNRHLDLITRADARNIVRIRAKMMKSIRKTFDERGYVEVETPILQPLHGGAAARPFETHINAYDQDLYLRIATELYLKRAVVGGLERVYEIGKNFRNEGADSTHSPEFSAMEAYQAYATYEEMATLTRDLIQNAARDIFGTTTVTLADGTDYDLGGEWTRLDLYESLSEAVGEEVTVETPRERLVELAEAHDIPVKDYAVNGKIAEDIWEELVGDHLWAPTFVFDFPEDTSPLTRNHRSKPGLTEKWDLYVRGVEVATAYTELADPVIQRERLTQQSLDAAAGDPEAMQLDEAFIEAMEQGFPPSGGMGMGIDRMLMVLTGLGIRETILFPFVRPQARK from the coding sequence ATGACACAGCCACAGTACGACGACACCTCCGACCAGATCGCCGTGCGCAAGGAAAAGCGCCAGCGCATGCTTGCCGAGGGGCGTGATCCGTACCCGCCCGAACTCACCGTCACGCATGCGATTGAGCAGATTCGTGCCGGGTATGTGGTTGCCGACGGCGGGGATACGGCTGGCGACGGCGAGGCCGCGGGTAACGGCGTCGACGCGGACGTTACCGTGCTCCAGCCGGGCGATGAGCTGACCGATGTCACGGTTGCGATCGCTGGGCGCGTCATGCTGTTCCGCCCGTCGGGCAAGATCGCGTTCGTGCAGCTGCAGGCCGGTGCGGGCGAGCGTATTCAGGTGATTTTCTCGTTGGCCAACGTGGGTAAGGAAGCGTTGGACGCGCTGAAGGCCGACGTCGATCTGGGCGATCACGTGTTCGTGGAAGGATACGTGGGTGCGTCGAAGCGCGGCGAGCTGTCCGTGTTTGCGACCAGCTGGAAGATGGCGTCGAAGGCGATTCGCCCCCTGCCGAAGACGTTCACGGCGGAAGACGGCACCGAGATGTCCCTCAACGAGGAGACCCGCGTGCGCAACCGTCACCTTGACCTCATCACGCGTGCTGACGCGCGAAATATTGTGCGGATTCGCGCGAAGATGATGAAGTCGATCCGCAAAACGTTCGACGAGCGCGGGTATGTGGAAGTGGAAACCCCGATCCTGCAGCCGTTGCATGGCGGCGCGGCGGCACGCCCCTTCGAAACCCACATCAACGCCTACGACCAGGATCTCTACCTGCGTATTGCCACCGAGCTTTACTTGAAGCGGGCCGTGGTTGGCGGCTTGGAGCGGGTGTACGAGATCGGCAAGAACTTCCGCAACGAGGGTGCTGATTCCACGCATTCGCCGGAGTTCTCGGCCATGGAGGCTTACCAGGCGTACGCCACCTACGAGGAGATGGCCACGCTCACTCGCGATCTGATCCAGAATGCGGCCCGCGACATTTTTGGTACGACGACGGTAACGCTCGCCGACGGCACCGACTACGACCTCGGCGGCGAATGGACTCGTTTGGACCTGTACGAGTCCCTGTCCGAGGCCGTAGGTGAAGAGGTGACGGTGGAGACCCCGCGCGAACGCCTGGTGGAGCTCGCCGAAGCGCATGACATCCCGGTGAAGGACTACGCCGTTAACGGCAAGATCGCCGAAGACATCTGGGAAGAGCTGGTGGGCGATCACCTGTGGGCGCCCACGTTCGTGTTCGACTTCCCGGAGGATACCTCGCCGCTCACGCGCAACCACCGCTCGAAGCCAGGGTTAACGGAGAAGTGGGATTTGTACGTGCGAGGCGTGGAGGTCGCCACTGCCTACACCGAGCTTGCTGATCCGGTGATCCAGCGCGAGCGCCTCACCCAGCAGTCGCTGGATGCGGCGGCCGGCGACCCGGAGGCCATGCAACTCGACGAGGCCTTTATCGAGGCGATGGAGCAGGGTTTCCCGCCGTCGGGCGGCATGGGCATGGGCATCGACCGCATGCTCATGGTGCTTACCGGTCTGGGCATTCGGGAAACCATCCTGTTCCCGTTCGTACGCCCGCAGGCCCGCAAGTAG
- a CDS encoding Rossmann-like and DUF2520 domain-containing protein, with translation MNIENTTGRMGVGVISAGKVGTALGSALRAAGHTVVGAHAASEASRERLDAMLPGVPALDVETIVERAELVILAVPDAELAGLVSGLAKLGTWQAGQIVVHTAARFGVEVLAPAAQAGALTLAIHPAMEFTGTSLDVARLAECRFAVSAPTVLQPIGLALVAEMGGEGVVINSADRPLYDAALAHAVAGIQLAAAGAARVLGIVTGGQLEGDSDAVARPDAPVPGDLLRSFAQSALERGLAGRAEVPDDAAASRHLEALTTLAAESAEVTDVAQAHAAILDVIGRAAQKPDAECG, from the coding sequence GTGAACATCGAAAACACCACCGGGCGCATGGGCGTGGGCGTCATATCGGCAGGCAAAGTGGGTACCGCTCTTGGTAGTGCGCTGCGAGCAGCCGGGCACACCGTCGTCGGGGCGCATGCCGCCTCCGAAGCCTCGCGCGAACGCCTCGATGCTATGTTGCCGGGCGTGCCCGCACTTGACGTGGAGACCATTGTGGAGCGCGCCGAACTCGTCATTCTTGCTGTTCCCGACGCCGAACTCGCCGGCTTGGTCAGCGGGCTCGCCAAACTTGGCACGTGGCAGGCAGGCCAGATCGTGGTTCACACGGCCGCACGCTTTGGTGTGGAAGTACTCGCGCCCGCGGCGCAGGCGGGCGCCCTGACGCTCGCTATCCATCCGGCCATGGAGTTCACCGGCACGTCACTTGATGTTGCGCGGCTAGCCGAATGCCGCTTCGCCGTCTCCGCACCTACCGTCCTGCAGCCGATCGGGCTCGCGCTCGTGGCTGAGATGGGCGGGGAAGGCGTCGTCATTAATTCCGCTGACCGCCCGCTCTACGACGCGGCTCTTGCCCACGCCGTCGCCGGCATTCAACTCGCCGCTGCCGGAGCTGCCCGCGTGCTCGGCATCGTCACCGGCGGGCAATTAGAGGGTGATAGCGACGCCGTCGCCCGGCCGGACGCGCCGGTCCCGGGTGACTTGCTGCGGTCGTTTGCCCAATCCGCGTTGGAACGCGGGCTCGCAGGCAGGGCCGAGGTTCCCGACGACGCCGCGGCGTCCCGGCACCTCGAGGCACTCACCACGCTGGCGGCCGAATCCGCCGAAGTGACCGATGTGGCGCAGGCTCACGCTGCGATCCTCGACGTGATAGGACGGGCAGCCCAAAAACCCGACGCGGAATGCGGGTAG
- a CDS encoding uridine kinase family protein, producing the protein MSTPLSDDGLFDLPHSARRPNARVVLVMGASGSGKTRFTSRTGLPVVSLDDFYYDGDRPGMPTRHGMVDWDSPLTWDKDAAMDALRNLCTTGVATVPVYDIPTSRRIGERTLEMDGRRYVLAEGIFAVEIIDDLRAEGILADALVIKRPRLQTFWFRLMRDLDENRKPLPNLLRRGIAHFRKEPAMYKRLADKGARLVSYSEAQEALTQMLAALRWGE; encoded by the coding sequence ATGTCCACTCCCCTGTCCGACGACGGCCTGTTCGACCTGCCGCATTCCGCGCGCCGTCCCAACGCTCGGGTCGTGCTCGTCATGGGCGCGTCCGGGAGCGGCAAAACTCGTTTCACTTCGCGTACCGGCCTGCCCGTCGTGTCGCTGGACGATTTTTATTACGACGGCGACCGGCCCGGCATGCCCACCCGCCACGGCATGGTCGACTGGGACTCCCCACTCACGTGGGATAAAGACGCGGCGATGGACGCGCTGCGCAACCTGTGCACGACGGGCGTGGCTACCGTGCCCGTCTACGACATTCCCACCTCCCGGCGGATTGGTGAACGCACACTTGAGATGGACGGGCGGCGTTACGTGCTCGCCGAGGGCATCTTCGCCGTCGAAATTATTGACGACCTGCGGGCCGAAGGGATACTTGCCGACGCGCTCGTTATCAAACGGCCCCGATTGCAAACCTTCTGGTTCCGGCTCATGCGTGACCTTGATGAAAACCGCAAGCCGCTGCCGAATCTGTTGCGGCGCGGCATCGCACACTTCCGTAAAGAGCCCGCCATGTACAAGCGGCTCGCCGACAAGGGCGCCCGCCTCGTGTCCTACTCCGAGGCACAAGAAGCCCTGACGCAGATGCTTGCTGCCCTACGCTGGGGCGAATAA
- the dhaK gene encoding dihydroxyacetone kinase subunit DhaK, whose translation MKKIINNPNDVVTDSLRGLALAHPDMVEVDLDQHIVYRKDPKKDRVAIISGGGSGHEPLHSGFVGTGMLDAAVCGEVFTSPVPDQIMEATNKVDAGKGVLHIVKNYTGDVMNFEMAAEMAADMENTQVASVIVADDVAVQDSLYTAGRRGVGGTVFVEKIAGAYAEEGHDLAAVAEVAQRVADNTRSFGLALTSCTVPAAGKPTFELAENEIELGIGIHGEPGRERRELQSARELAGEIVRPILADLDFTGAPVVALLGGMGATPLSELYLIWGECAALLDEAGVKVERVLVGDYVTSLEMAGCALSLLKADAELLRLWDAPVVTTGLRWGA comes from the coding sequence ATGAAGAAAATCATCAATAACCCCAATGATGTGGTCACTGATTCCCTGCGCGGCCTCGCGCTCGCGCACCCCGACATGGTCGAGGTCGATCTCGATCAGCACATTGTTTACCGCAAGGATCCAAAGAAGGATCGGGTAGCAATCATTTCCGGTGGTGGTTCTGGCCATGAGCCGCTTCACTCTGGTTTTGTGGGCACCGGCATGCTGGATGCCGCAGTGTGTGGTGAAGTATTCACCTCGCCCGTGCCCGACCAGATTATGGAGGCCACTAACAAGGTCGACGCCGGCAAGGGCGTGCTGCACATCGTCAAGAATTACACGGGCGACGTCATGAACTTCGAGATGGCCGCCGAAATGGCTGCCGACATGGAGAACACGCAGGTGGCCTCCGTGATTGTTGCCGACGACGTCGCAGTGCAAGATTCGCTGTACACCGCAGGTAGGCGCGGGGTCGGCGGCACGGTGTTCGTGGAAAAGATCGCCGGTGCCTACGCTGAAGAAGGTCACGACCTGGCCGCGGTTGCCGAAGTTGCCCAGCGGGTGGCTGATAACACGCGTTCCTTTGGTCTGGCGCTGACCTCGTGCACGGTTCCCGCCGCGGGCAAGCCCACCTTTGAGCTGGCCGAGAACGAAATCGAACTCGGCATTGGCATTCACGGTGAGCCTGGCCGCGAGCGCCGCGAACTCCAATCGGCCCGCGAGTTGGCAGGCGAGATTGTGCGGCCGATTCTGGCTGATCTTGACTTCACCGGTGCGCCCGTGGTTGCCCTGCTGGGAGGGATGGGTGCCACCCCGCTGTCCGAGCTTTACCTCATCTGGGGTGAGTGCGCGGCACTGCTTGATGAAGCTGGTGTGAAGGTGGAGCGCGTACTTGTGGGCGACTACGTGACGTCGCTCGAGATGGCCGGCTGTGCCCTGTCTCTGCTCAAAGCCGACGCCGAACTTCTGCGCCTGTGGGACGCGCCCGTGGTGACCACCGGCCTGAGGTGGGGTGCCTAA
- the panD gene encoding aspartate 1-decarboxylase, whose protein sequence is MRLRTMMTGKIHRATVTDADLHYVGSVTIDLDLLEAADILPGERVDIVNVTNGNRLSTYTIPGERGAGEIKLNGAAAHLCSAGDLVIIICYSQVDDAGANAVEPRVVFVDDHNRIVSRDADPGRAPEGSADLRSSGIPFADASRETTSIQTATSPENPEG, encoded by the coding sequence ATGAGGCTTCGCACGATGATGACCGGCAAGATTCACCGGGCTACCGTCACGGATGCAGACCTGCACTACGTGGGGTCGGTAACCATCGACCTTGACCTGCTGGAAGCCGCGGATATTTTGCCGGGGGAGCGCGTGGACATCGTCAACGTCACGAACGGTAACCGCCTATCCACCTACACGATTCCCGGCGAACGCGGAGCTGGCGAGATCAAGCTCAACGGTGCAGCCGCGCATCTGTGCTCGGCCGGCGACCTCGTCATTATCATCTGCTATTCGCAGGTTGACGACGCCGGTGCGAATGCCGTGGAGCCGCGCGTCGTCTTCGTTGACGACCACAACCGAATCGTGAGCCGCGACGCCGATCCCGGCCGCGCCCCCGAAGGCTCTGCCGACTTGCGTTCGTCTGGCATTCCGTTCGCCGATGCCAGCCGCGAAACAACCAGCATCCAGACAGCAACTAGCCCCGAGAACCCAGAAGGATAA
- a CDS encoding HAD-IIA family hydrolase codes for MRFQMPEIPKINPKALIPDEVRERFARKTAEKADEAATERVSTAPGTDVGEKEISQRIADLDVMVQEPPQRVFDAYLLNIDATLYAGTQLMPEMKTVIDVLDELRRPVRYLSMMSTVSTDALIEAMAKEGVAIEPHQIVTPGRQLSNYLHKSYPGANVFVIGDDTLSAELSSAGIKLCDDPAKINVVLVAHDRNFTFDKLATAFRAIDENGAELVASSLRRVRRQPDGTREPGTLSIVTAIEVATRKRVVKNLGAPETDLLEMIFEDLAAEPQDALLVTDSLGADIRMAKRFGIPTALILAGDVTIDDARNRQEKDQPNYVLDSLDSIVPPYIKDQL; via the coding sequence ATGCGTTTCCAGATGCCCGAAATACCGAAGATCAATCCTAAAGCTCTTATCCCCGACGAGGTGCGCGAACGTTTCGCACGTAAGACTGCGGAAAAAGCCGACGAGGCAGCAACCGAGCGCGTGTCGACTGCGCCGGGTACCGACGTCGGCGAAAAAGAAATCTCGCAGCGCATCGCGGACCTTGACGTCATGGTTCAAGAACCGCCGCAGCGGGTGTTCGACGCCTACCTCCTCAACATCGACGCCACCCTCTATGCGGGCACGCAGCTTATGCCGGAGATGAAGACGGTCATCGACGTGCTGGATGAGTTGCGCCGGCCGGTGCGCTACCTGTCGATGATGTCCACGGTGTCGACGGACGCCCTGATCGAGGCGATGGCCAAGGAGGGTGTGGCGATTGAACCGCATCAGATTGTCACGCCGGGCAGGCAGCTGTCCAACTACCTGCACAAGTCGTATCCGGGGGCGAACGTGTTCGTGATTGGCGATGACACGCTGTCTGCCGAGCTGTCCAGTGCGGGTATCAAGCTGTGTGACGATCCGGCCAAAATCAACGTGGTACTCGTCGCGCACGACCGCAACTTCACTTTCGACAAGCTCGCCACCGCCTTCCGTGCGATCGATGAGAACGGGGCCGAGCTTGTCGCGTCGTCGTTGCGCAGGGTACGCCGCCAGCCGGACGGCACCCGCGAACCGGGCACACTCTCAATCGTTACAGCCATCGAGGTGGCAACCCGCAAGCGCGTGGTGAAGAACCTCGGCGCACCCGAAACCGACCTGCTGGAAATGATTTTCGAAGACCTGGCTGCAGAGCCGCAGGACGCGCTGCTCGTCACCGACTCGCTAGGCGCCGACATTCGCATGGCGAAGCGTTTCGGTATTCCGACCGCGCTCATCCTGGCCGGCGACGTCACGATCGACGACGCCCGCAACCGCCAAGAGAAGGATCAGCCGAACTACGTGCTCGATTCTTTAGATTCGATTGTGCCGCCGTATATTAAGGATCAGCTCTAA